A genomic window from Cloacibacillus evryensis DSM 19522 includes:
- a CDS encoding plasmid pRiA4b ORF-3 family protein, whose translation MASRTVYQFQAELCDYTPKIWRRFQTAADISMAKLGYIVMTMFEMQASHLFHLDIPVMDNTVKEMLEHDLTGKLDLNEEDVKNTFEPKHRIWRAKIIDENLAGYAPKDRTIIDATGVKVKDTVFSPGNIMTFTYDYGDDWTISLVLEEVYKKSELPAKELPRVLEGEGYGIIEDCGGTFGLKELAAEFKKGRGPRYKELRDWLGTDKLDLRSFDIGEMNFRLKKVPRIYADIYEHKLEPTKRSWDILTRKYLA comes from the coding sequence GTGGCGTCACGAACGGTTTACCAGTTTCAAGCGGAACTTTGCGATTACACTCCAAAAATCTGGCGGCGTTTCCAAACGGCGGCCGACATCTCGATGGCAAAACTGGGATACATCGTCATGACCATGTTCGAGATGCAGGCCAGCCACCTCTTTCATTTAGACATCCCCGTCATGGACAACACCGTAAAAGAAATGTTGGAACATGATTTAACGGGAAAACTTGATCTTAATGAAGAGGATGTCAAGAACACGTTTGAGCCGAAACACAGAATTTGGCGCGCGAAAATAATCGACGAGAACCTTGCGGGATATGCCCCCAAAGACAGGACGATCATTGACGCGACCGGCGTCAAGGTCAAAGACACTGTATTTTCCCCCGGCAACATTATGACCTTCACATACGACTACGGCGATGACTGGACGATATCGCTGGTTCTGGAAGAGGTCTACAAAAAAAGCGAACTTCCGGCCAAAGAACTGCCAAGAGTATTGGAAGGCGAAGGCTACGGGATCATCGAAGACTGCGGCGGAACATTCGGGCTGAAAGAGCTCGCCGCGGAATTCAAAAAGGGAAGGGGCCCCAGATACAAAGAACTCCGCGATTGGCTGGGCACGGACAAACTTGACCTCCGCTCCTTCGACATTGGAGAAATGAACTTCCGCCTCAAAAAAGTGCCGCGCATCTACGCCGACATCTATGAGCACAAACTTGAACCGACCAAACGTTCATGGGACATACTGACGAGAAAATATCTGGCGTAG
- the rfbB gene encoding dTDP-glucose 4,6-dehydratase — MTNTKTYLLTGAAGFIGSNLAHCLTTGGDNVVVYDKLTYAGNAASLDGIAAEKLDFVHGDICDTELVCETLARHHVDAVFHLAAESHVDRSIDGPGAFIETNINGTFSMLSASRRYYETLDGEQKKDFRFLHISTDEVYGSLGDSGYFTEETPYAPNSPYSASKASSDHLVRAWFHTYGFPTLTTNCSNNYGPRQFPEKLIPLIIHNALAGKPLPIYGDGKNVRDWLYVEDHCRALHTVMLKGSLGETYNIGGSCERQNIQIVKTVCSILDEIRPKADGAKYESQITYVKDRPGHDRRYAIDAGKIKKELGWQPQETFESGLRKTVEWYLNHQPWIENILNGKYRCERLGLGGTQE; from the coding sequence GTGACAAATACAAAAACCTACCTTCTGACCGGGGCAGCCGGGTTCATCGGCAGCAACCTCGCGCATTGCCTTACGACAGGCGGGGACAACGTGGTCGTTTATGACAAACTGACCTACGCGGGAAACGCCGCTTCGCTTGACGGTATCGCCGCGGAGAAGTTGGATTTCGTTCATGGCGACATCTGTGATACCGAGTTGGTCTGCGAGACACTCGCAAGACATCACGTCGACGCCGTCTTCCACCTCGCGGCAGAGAGCCACGTCGACCGCTCGATCGACGGCCCCGGCGCATTCATAGAGACAAATATCAACGGGACATTTTCGATGCTTTCAGCCTCGCGCAGATATTACGAAACATTGGACGGAGAGCAAAAGAAAGACTTCCGTTTCCTCCACATCTCCACGGATGAAGTCTATGGCAGCCTCGGGGACAGCGGTTACTTTACCGAAGAGACTCCTTACGCGCCAAACTCGCCCTACTCTGCCTCAAAGGCATCGTCGGACCACTTGGTGCGCGCCTGGTTCCATACCTACGGATTCCCAACGCTGACGACTAACTGCTCAAACAACTACGGGCCGCGTCAGTTTCCTGAGAAACTGATCCCCCTCATCATACATAACGCACTGGCCGGCAAACCTCTGCCGATATACGGCGACGGCAAGAACGTCCGTGACTGGCTCTACGTGGAAGATCACTGCCGCGCGCTACATACGGTTATGCTTAAAGGCTCTCTTGGAGAGACATATAATATCGGCGGCAGCTGCGAGCGGCAAAATATACAGATAGTAAAGACGGTCTGCTCGATCCTTGACGAGATCCGCCCAAAGGCGGATGGAGCAAAATATGAATCACAGATAACATATGTAAAAGACCGTCCCGGCCATGACCGCCGCTACGCGATCGATGCCGGTAAAATAAAAAAGGAACTTGGCTGGCAGCCGCAGGAGACCTTTGAAAGCGGCTTACGCAAAACCGTTGAATGGTACTTGAATCATCAACCATGGATAGAAAATATACTAAATGGCAAATACCGCTGCGAAAGGCTCGGACTGGGAGGTACGCAGGAATGA
- the rfbA gene encoding glucose-1-phosphate thymidylyltransferase RfbA, translated as MITKGIILAGGSGTRLWPLTIPVSKQLMPVYDKPMIYYPLSTLMLAGIRDILVITTPEDSESFQRLLKDGSQWGIKISYAVQPKPEGLAQAFIIGEEFINGDACALVLGDNIFYGRGLIKILQDASARDVGATIFGYTVDDPERYGIVEFDESGHVTTLEEKPSIPKSNCAVIGLYFYDDKVSSLAQSIKPSQRGELEITDLNRLYLNAGELSVNIFGRGFTWFDTGTHDSLLEASNFIQIVQKRQGLMISCPEEIAWNKGWISNIQLLKLAGYLSKTNYGKYLLKQAELNRKNR; from the coding sequence ATGATCACCAAAGGCATAATTCTCGCCGGCGGCTCCGGCACACGCCTCTGGCCGCTGACCATACCCGTCAGCAAACAACTGATGCCGGTATACGACAAACCGATGATCTACTACCCGCTCTCGACGCTGATGCTCGCCGGCATCCGCGACATCCTCGTCATCACCACGCCGGAAGACAGCGAATCTTTCCAACGGTTACTGAAAGACGGCTCCCAATGGGGTATAAAGATATCCTACGCCGTTCAGCCAAAGCCTGAAGGACTGGCCCAAGCCTTCATCATCGGTGAAGAATTCATCAATGGCGACGCCTGCGCACTGGTACTCGGAGACAATATCTTCTACGGGCGCGGTTTAATAAAAATTCTTCAAGATGCGTCAGCAAGAGACGTTGGGGCTACGATCTTCGGGTATACTGTAGATGATCCCGAACGTTATGGCATTGTAGAATTTGATGAAAGTGGGCACGTAACAACACTTGAAGAAAAGCCCTCTATTCCCAAATCAAACTGCGCTGTAATTGGTCTTTATTTTTATGACGATAAAGTTTCTAGTTTAGCACAAAGTATAAAACCGTCACAACGTGGAGAACTTGAAATAACGGATTTAAACCGACTTTACTTAAACGCAGGAGAACTAAGTGTTAATATTTTTGGACGAGGTTTTACGTGGTTTGACACAGGTACACATGATAGCTTACTTGAAGCATCAAATTTCATACAAATAGTACAAAAACGGCAAGGACTTATGATTTCATGTCCTGAAGAAATAGCGTGGAATAAAGGATGGATATCTAATATACAATTGCTAAAACTTGCTGGTTATCTTTCAAAAACAAATTACGGAAAATATCTATTAAAACAGGCTGAATTAAACAGAAAAAATCGATGA
- the rffA gene encoding dTDP-4-amino-4,6-dideoxygalactose transaminase, with amino-acid sequence MIPFNKPYLTGNEVKYINEVLTSRRFSGDGRFSKKCAHWMEKNLNCKKAILVPSGTAALEMMMLLADIKPGDEVIMPSFTFSSTANAVVLRNATPVFIDIRPDTLNIDEKQIEAAITPKTKAICPVHYAGVPCEMDTIIATAKKYNLLVLNDAAQAILSKYKDNQVCSMGDMSAVSFHETKNIQCGEGGALLINNPQFIERAEIIMEKGTDRSKFIRGEVDRYTWVDLGSSMLINEITAAFLWAQLEYARIITSKRLELWNKYNEAFLELDEKNIIKKPKLPVDCKHNGHIYYLLTKNSNDRDVIMDRLKEHKIHSTFHYIPLDSAKAGGRFTHKHPNNLPITSDISSRILRMPLYYELDIDKTIKLSTNIIESVIVN; translated from the coding sequence ATGATACCGTTTAATAAACCATATCTAACAGGTAATGAAGTAAAGTATATTAACGAAGTATTAACCTCCAGAAGATTTTCCGGGGATGGTCGTTTTTCAAAAAAATGTGCTCACTGGATGGAAAAAAACCTCAATTGTAAAAAGGCAATACTTGTGCCATCCGGTACCGCCGCCCTTGAAATGATGATGCTTTTAGCTGATATAAAGCCGGGAGATGAAGTCATAATGCCTTCATTTACTTTTAGTTCAACAGCAAACGCAGTTGTGCTTCGTAATGCCACTCCGGTTTTTATAGATATTCGTCCTGATACATTAAACATAGACGAAAAACAAATTGAGGCCGCAATAACACCAAAGACAAAAGCTATATGCCCTGTTCATTACGCTGGAGTACCATGCGAAATGGATACCATAATAGCTACTGCAAAAAAATACAACCTTCTAGTATTAAACGATGCTGCTCAAGCTATTCTATCAAAATATAAGGACAACCAAGTATGTTCTATGGGTGATATGTCTGCAGTTAGTTTCCACGAAACAAAAAATATTCAATGTGGAGAGGGGGGAGCCTTGTTAATTAATAACCCACAATTTATAGAGCGCGCAGAAATAATAATGGAAAAAGGAACAGACCGAAGCAAGTTTATTCGAGGCGAAGTCGATAGATATACATGGGTTGATTTAGGGTCTTCTATGCTAATTAATGAAATTACTGCCGCATTTTTATGGGCACAATTAGAGTATGCACGTATTATAACCTCAAAGCGATTAGAACTGTGGAATAAATACAATGAAGCATTCCTGGAATTAGACGAAAAAAATATCATCAAAAAGCCTAAGCTTCCCGTCGACTGTAAGCATAATGGTCATATTTATTATCTTTTAACCAAGAATAGTAACGATAGAGATGTCATCATGGATAGGCTAAAGGAACACAAAATACATTCTACATTCCACTATATACCTTTAGATTCTGCAAAAGCAGGGGGACGTTTTACTCATAAACATCCTAATAATCTACCAATTACATCAGATATTTCTTCACGCATATTAAGGATGCCGTTATATTATGAACTTGATATTGACAAGACAATAAAACTTAGTACTAACATAATAGAAAGTGTAATTGTAAATTGA
- a CDS encoding ATP-grasp domain-containing protein, which yields MKKIAIIGANEFQNPLILKAKDMGFETHVFAWKCGDIGEKNADYFYPISIAEKEKILKICESIKISAIVSIGSDFAVHTVNYVSRIMGFPCNSVECEKMATNKYAMRMAFLEAGVPVPKFTKANVNFDFKTLYNYTFPLIVKPTDRSGSRGIFKSDTLKDVRDAIAIACKESWKHEAIIEEFFEGNEYSCESISYAGKHHILAYTQKFTTGAPHFIETGHKQPANFPKYMEPLIRDHITKALDALDIKYGASHTEFKILDNNQIRIIEIGARMGGDYIGSDLVPYSTGYDYMRMVIDISLNRPICWDKMNKPHNMEVRFIFNTTDYDYMQNIIRNQPQKVVRATCSNRNIFEKVTDSSNRHGYIIIKD from the coding sequence TTGAAAAAAATCGCTATCATTGGTGCAAATGAATTCCAAAACCCCTTGATACTTAAAGCAAAAGACATGGGCTTTGAGACTCATGTTTTTGCGTGGAAATGTGGTGATATAGGAGAAAAAAACGCAGATTATTTTTATCCAATCAGCATTGCAGAAAAAGAAAAAATTCTAAAAATATGCGAAAGCATAAAAATATCTGCAATAGTATCAATTGGTTCAGATTTTGCTGTTCACACAGTTAATTATGTTTCAAGAATCATGGGTTTTCCATGTAATAGTGTTGAATGCGAAAAAATGGCTACAAACAAATATGCCATGCGCATGGCTTTTTTAGAAGCAGGAGTCCCGGTACCGAAATTCACCAAAGCTAATGTCAATTTTGATTTTAAAACATTGTATAATTATACTTTTCCTCTAATTGTAAAACCAACAGATCGATCAGGAAGCAGAGGTATTTTTAAATCTGATACACTAAAAGATGTAAGAGATGCTATTGCCATAGCATGTAAAGAATCTTGGAAACATGAGGCTATCATCGAAGAATTTTTTGAGGGAAATGAATATAGCTGTGAGAGTATATCTTATGCAGGAAAGCATCATATTCTGGCATACACACAAAAATTTACTACAGGGGCACCACATTTTATAGAAACAGGTCATAAGCAACCTGCAAATTTCCCCAAATACATGGAACCACTAATTCGAGACCATATAACCAAGGCGCTAGACGCTTTAGACATAAAATACGGTGCCTCGCATACAGAATTCAAAATATTGGATAACAATCAAATAAGAATTATTGAAATAGGAGCACGTATGGGAGGGGATTATATAGGTTCAGATTTAGTACCATATTCAACAGGATATGACTATATGAGAATGGTGATCGATATTTCATTAAATCGACCTATCTGTTGGGATAAAATGAACAAGCCTCACAATATGGAAGTTCGCTTTATATTTAATACAACCGATTATGATTATATGCAAAATATTATCAGAAATCAGCCCCAAAAAGTTGTACGAGCTACTTGCAGCAACAGGAATATATTTGAGAAGGTCACGGATAGCTCAAATAGACACGGTTATATTATTATAAAGGATTAG
- a CDS encoding ketoacyl-ACP synthase III, translating into MQISYYTPITRLNNEYLESLYANPSWTASKIYRKTGIKSRPVAGTELVSDMAVKAAQNLFDEYNISPQDIDFVLLCTQSPDYFLPTTACLVQERLGIPTTSGGFDYNLGCSGYIYGLATAKGLLCAGIAKNILLITAETYTKHINPLDRSTRTVFGDAATATYLTIEDIDLIGNFVLGTDGKGAQNLIVPAGGMTRTRDDQTAVEHEDASGNIRSDNDLYMNGPEIYAFTLRAVPGLVSEILTKNSLTMEDIDYVILHQANKLVLTSLRDKLEIAEEKFCIDVEELGNTVSSTVPIAIKRALKKEQEKLHPGAKILIAGFGVGYSWGGTVVTL; encoded by the coding sequence GTGCAAATTTCATACTATACTCCTATAACTCGCCTAAACAATGAATATCTTGAATCTTTATACGCCAACCCCTCTTGGACGGCGTCAAAGATATACCGCAAGACTGGCATCAAGTCACGTCCTGTCGCTGGAACGGAGCTTGTCTCTGACATGGCGGTGAAGGCGGCGCAAAATCTTTTTGACGAATACAATATATCCCCGCAGGATATAGACTTCGTTCTGCTTTGCACCCAAAGCCCCGATTATTTCCTGCCGACGACGGCCTGTCTTGTACAGGAACGTCTCGGTATCCCCACAACATCTGGGGGCTTTGATTACAATCTCGGCTGCTCCGGCTACATCTATGGACTGGCGACCGCCAAAGGGCTGCTCTGCGCCGGCATCGCAAAAAATATCCTGCTCATTACCGCCGAGACATACACCAAACATATCAATCCGCTGGACAGGAGCACGAGAACAGTATTCGGAGACGCGGCAACGGCCACATATCTCACCATAGAGGATATTGACCTGATTGGGAACTTTGTACTCGGCACCGACGGTAAAGGCGCACAAAACCTTATCGTCCCAGCAGGAGGCATGACACGGACACGAGATGACCAGACCGCTGTCGAGCATGAAGATGCCAGTGGAAACATCCGCAGCGATAACGACCTCTACATGAACGGGCCGGAAATATATGCCTTCACCTTGCGGGCGGTTCCGGGACTAGTCTCGGAGATATTAACTAAAAACAGCCTGACAATGGAGGACATTGACTACGTGATACTCCACCAGGCCAACAAACTTGTTCTCACCTCATTGAGAGACAAGCTTGAAATTGCTGAAGAAAAATTTTGCATCGATGTTGAAGAACTGGGCAACACCGTCAGTTCCACTGTCCCCATCGCGATAAAGAGGGCACTCAAAAAAGAACAGGAGAAACTTCACCCAGGCGCAAAAATCCTCATCGCGGGATTCGGCGTCGGCTACTCCTGGGGAGGAACGGTCGTCACGCTCTGA
- a CDS encoding acyl carrier protein has protein sequence MTIEEKIILIAETLDTDQNNVKPDAELKSIEEWDSMGVISTIAMLDRKFGKILSAEQIEELKTVQDILNLMI, from the coding sequence ATGACTATAGAAGAAAAAATCATACTGATAGCCGAAACACTGGATACGGATCAGAACAACGTCAAACCGGATGCTGAGCTCAAGTCCATAGAAGAATGGGACTCCATGGGAGTGATATCGACGATAGCCATGCTCGACAGAAAATTCGGCAAAATCCTCAGCGCCGAACAAATAGAAGAGCTAAAGACAGTCCAGGACATCCTCAACCTGATGATTTAA
- a CDS encoding SDR family NAD(P)-dependent oxidoreductase: MNNGVFGLEGQKILITGASSGIGRATAQLAAAQGAICIINGRDGTRLDETLSTLEGEGHIAIASDLTPENCSVLVKEAVAKAGLLNGFVHCAGIEKTLPFRMTELSDLHEIMSINLDSYWEITKEILKKKNHEPQKLSVVAISSVAGQYGAAGKTAYAASKGALISLTKSLSAEYAGQGIRFNCVCPGYVNTPMLGNVKRLYRTEQDFTNAIVKKHLLGLGEPDDVASAVVYLLSVAAKWLTGSVMNVDGGYCV, translated from the coding sequence ATGAATAACGGCGTATTTGGACTTGAAGGACAAAAAATACTTATAACCGGCGCCTCCTCCGGCATCGGCAGAGCGACGGCTCAGTTAGCCGCCGCACAGGGAGCCATATGCATAATCAACGGGCGTGACGGGACCAGGCTGGACGAAACACTTTCAACTCTTGAAGGTGAAGGTCATATCGCAATAGCTTCTGATCTGACTCCTGAAAACTGCTCTGTGCTGGTCAAAGAAGCAGTCGCTAAAGCTGGTCTATTGAACGGCTTTGTCCATTGCGCCGGAATCGAAAAAACTTTGCCATTTCGTATGACAGAGCTTTCGGATTTGCACGAAATAATGTCCATTAACCTCGACTCCTATTGGGAGATAACGAAAGAGATACTTAAAAAGAAAAACCACGAGCCTCAAAAACTATCTGTAGTTGCGATATCTTCTGTCGCTGGACAATACGGCGCGGCGGGCAAAACAGCATATGCGGCATCCAAAGGGGCTTTGATATCGCTAACAAAATCTCTGTCGGCGGAATATGCCGGCCAGGGAATAAGGTTCAACTGCGTGTGTCCCGGATATGTAAACACGCCCATGCTGGGCAACGTAAAGAGGCTCTACAGGACAGAACAGGATTTTACAAACGCCATCGTGAAAAAGCACCTTCTCGGACTAGGTGAACCGGATGACGTGGCTTCAGCGGTCGTCTATCTGCTCTCAGTTGCGGCTAAATGGCTGACTGGTAGCGTTATGAATGTTGATGGCGGATATTGTGTTTAA
- a CDS encoding lipopolysaccharide biosynthesis protein: MKKTIDNIKFLKNILGFSCPIFIGALFSIVSIPIATRIFEPSELGKINLFIIYSSVLTCLGSLGFDQAYVRFFHEPPNGVTYRILLGWSLIISSLIVIFESIFILFFHDRISINIIGTISPRLIICLVIYIASSIVLSYAALTYRMKENIRMYSIAYIFSVINIKFIYLFSFFAKTTAINAISFIAIGQCLCAIVMFLMLWNDITFSKKVNINFLIQVAMFSLPLAPTMLMTILNNSISQLIINKYLSYAMVGLYSSAVSMAGLISLVQGGFNIYWTAFVWKNYKTEQTLIQMVHHLITFVMLITALFIILSQDFIYYFLGSSYRASKIFFPFLIIPPIAYTISETTGLGIGISKKTYFHFFITILTILINICLCVWLIPKFSLVGAALSSSVAALVRLFMFTFIGEKYYICVNNFPKLCLGIGILFISAVCNVLFFNIIFIKYIIIFIFIIITCLLYKSQAVCILSFIKKLAHTREL; the protein is encoded by the coding sequence ATGAAAAAAACCATAGATAATATTAAATTCTTAAAAAATATTTTGGGATTTTCATGCCCAATCTTTATTGGTGCCCTTTTTAGTATTGTTTCAATTCCTATCGCAACACGAATCTTTGAGCCGTCAGAATTAGGCAAGATAAATTTATTTATTATTTACTCCAGCGTATTGACGTGTTTAGGGAGTTTGGGGTTTGATCAGGCCTATGTTAGATTTTTTCATGAGCCTCCTAATGGAGTAACGTACAGAATATTACTAGGATGGTCCTTGATCATATCTAGTTTGATTGTGATATTTGAAAGTATTTTTATATTGTTTTTTCATGATAGAATATCGATAAATATTATAGGAACGATATCACCACGTTTAATAATCTGCCTTGTAATTTACATTGCCAGTAGCATCGTTCTTTCCTATGCAGCATTAACATATAGAATGAAAGAAAACATACGGATGTACTCCATTGCTTACATTTTTTCTGTAATAAATATAAAATTTATCTACCTATTTTCTTTCTTTGCGAAAACTACAGCTATAAATGCAATTTCATTCATTGCTATTGGACAATGTTTATGCGCCATAGTTATGTTCCTTATGTTATGGAACGACATAACATTCTCAAAGAAAGTAAATATTAACTTTCTTATACAAGTGGCAATGTTTTCATTGCCACTTGCGCCAACTATGCTAATGACTATACTAAATAATTCAATCTCTCAACTTATAATAAATAAATATCTTTCATATGCAATGGTTGGTCTTTACTCAAGTGCTGTTTCTATGGCCGGATTGATATCTTTGGTGCAAGGTGGATTTAACATATATTGGACAGCTTTTGTGTGGAAAAATTATAAAACAGAACAAACACTTATTCAGATGGTGCATCATTTGATTACGTTCGTTATGCTTATTACAGCTTTATTTATTATTTTATCTCAAGATTTTATCTATTACTTCCTTGGAAGTAGCTATAGAGCCAGTAAAATATTCTTCCCTTTTTTAATTATTCCTCCTATTGCATATACAATATCTGAGACAACCGGATTAGGAATTGGAATATCCAAAAAGACATATTTTCATTTTTTTATTACGATCCTCACTATCCTAATCAATATATGTTTGTGTGTATGGCTTATACCTAAATTTAGTCTTGTGGGAGCTGCGCTATCTTCCTCTGTAGCCGCACTAGTAAGACTTTTTATGTTTACATTTATTGGGGAAAAATATTATATATGTGTAAATAATTTCCCTAAGTTGTGTCTAGGCATAGGTATATTATTTATAAGTGCAGTTTGTAATGTCTTATTTTTTAATATAATTTTTATAAAATACATAATCATATTTATTTTTATTATTATTACGTGCTTATTATATAAATCGCAAGCGGTTTGTATTTTATCTTTTATTAAAAAATTAGCACACACAAGAGAGCTGTAA
- a CDS encoding EpsG family protein: protein MIEVNHKINNNKISWNPLFIMMIVLIIAGGCYNTFDYTNYKHIYEGVYSAESMEKGFSLLQKLSNSLGFTYEGFRFLIIFFSILCIAATTYRLIGKYLMFFELFYFFTPLSFDIANIRNMIANAIFYMVFLSSIKLRKNKVTDYIFYVLSILILALFHRSIFVYIIFIYALSQSNKENFNAKRKNYTFMIVLVVIFTCILVLSRSICEGVLQTLLYVVNNIINLPESKLLYFDIKGRYGYILYSICHLSFLITIAYVRKLLYKYRPIMNNNYKFLYTKRLIDAVYLCNILLILFLILVRVNSEFYRIFRGVQGLEYVCFFATIRYIPKGKERIIAYTMIIISVIINFIILIYPYIYDIFFTLFTDNFFLDYLFY, encoded by the coding sequence ATGATAGAGGTTAACCATAAAATAAATAACAATAAAATAAGCTGGAATCCATTATTTATAATGATGATAGTATTAATTATAGCAGGAGGATGTTATAACACATTCGATTATACGAATTATAAGCATATTTATGAAGGAGTCTATTCAGCAGAAAGCATGGAGAAAGGGTTTTCTTTACTGCAAAAATTAAGTAATTCTCTAGGATTTACGTATGAAGGTTTTCGTTTTTTGATAATATTTTTTTCGATTTTATGTATTGCAGCGACTACTTATCGGTTAATAGGAAAGTATTTGATGTTTTTTGAACTTTTTTATTTTTTCACTCCGCTGTCATTTGATATAGCTAACATAAGGAATATGATAGCCAATGCCATCTTTTACATGGTTTTTTTATCAAGTATAAAGTTGCGTAAAAATAAAGTTACAGATTATATTTTTTATGTATTATCTATTCTTATACTTGCATTGTTTCATAGGTCTATATTTGTATATATAATTTTTATATATGCACTTTCGCAGTCAAATAAGGAAAATTTTAATGCAAAAAGAAAAAATTATACGTTTATGATTGTTTTGGTTGTTATTTTTACATGTATACTGGTTTTATCTAGAAGTATTTGTGAGGGAGTGCTACAAACACTATTGTATGTGGTTAACAATATAATAAATTTGCCTGAGAGTAAATTGCTATATTTTGATATTAAAGGAAGATATGGTTATATATTATATTCAATATGCCATCTATCTTTTTTGATAACCATTGCTTATGTGAGAAAGTTATTGTATAAATATCGACCTATAATGAATAATAATTACAAATTTTTATATACTAAAAGATTAATAGATGCCGTTTATTTATGTAATATATTATTGATTTTGTTTTTAATTCTAGTAAGAGTTAATTCGGAATTCTATAGAATTTTTAGAGGAGTTCAGGGGCTAGAGTATGTGTGTTTCTTTGCTACAATTCGATATATCCCTAAGGGGAAAGAACGTATTATAGCATACACGATGATTATTATTTCTGTTATTATAAATTTTATAATTCTAATTTATCCATATATATATGATATATTTTTTACGCTCTTTACGGATAATTTTTTCTTGGATTATTTATTTTATTAG
- the wecB gene encoding non-hydrolyzing UDP-N-acetylglucosamine 2-epimerase, with product MSKLKLMVVIGTRPEIIKLSEIVKKCDRYFNLSLVHTGQNYDYTLNKLFFDELGLREPDYYLDVVGKNLGQTMGNVITKSYELFNAEKPDAVLVLGDTNSCLCVISAKRLKIPVFHLEAGNRCKDENLPEEVIRRIVDVTSDVNLCYSENARRYILDTGVKPENTFVVGSTMAEVLTANIDKINSSQILEKLDLKSQKYILLSAHREENIDIEKNFFALMNAVNAMAERYDMPILYSCHPRSRKYIEQRGFVFDKRVLQHQPLGFFDYNKLQQNAFCVVSDSGTVPEEGSYFKFPAVSIRTSTERPEAMDKGIFTIGSITTEQVLQAVDLAVSMHANGDDGLTVPAYADENVSVKVVKIIQSYTGIINSMVWRKQ from the coding sequence ATGAGCAAATTAAAATTAATGGTAGTAATAGGAACACGTCCTGAAATTATCAAATTATCTGAAATCGTGAAGAAGTGCGATAGATACTTCAACTTAAGTCTGGTACATACCGGACAAAATTATGATTACACGCTGAATAAGCTGTTCTTTGACGAATTAGGCCTGCGCGAGCCTGATTATTATCTTGATGTTGTTGGTAAAAACCTAGGCCAAACCATGGGTAATGTAATTACCAAGTCTTATGAATTATTCAATGCGGAAAAGCCAGATGCCGTGCTTGTACTTGGGGATACCAATTCTTGCCTCTGTGTTATTTCAGCAAAACGCCTCAAAATTCCAGTTTTTCATCTTGAAGCGGGGAACCGTTGCAAAGATGAGAATCTGCCGGAGGAAGTCATTCGTCGTATTGTTGATGTTACCAGCGATGTCAACCTCTGCTATTCTGAAAACGCCCGCCGGTATATTCTGGATACGGGGGTTAAACCTGAAAATACTTTTGTTGTCGGGTCAACTATGGCAGAGGTATTAACTGCAAATATTGATAAAATTAACAGCAGCCAAATCCTGGAAAAACTCGACTTGAAATCTCAAAAATATATTTTGCTCTCAGCCCACAGGGAAGAGAACATAGACATCGAGAAAAACTTCTTCGCCCTTATGAATGCGGTAAACGCGATGGCGGAAAGATACGACATGCCGATTCTCTATTCGTGTCACCCGCGCTCCCGGAAGTACATAGAACAGCGCGGCTTTGTCTTTGACAAGCGCGTGCTGCAGCATCAGCCGCTTGGCTTCTTCGACTATAACAAACTCCAGCAGAATGCTTTCTGTGTGGTATCCGACAGTGGAACTGTCCCCGAAGAGGGCTCCTATTTTAAATTCCCCGCCGTCTCCATCCGCACATCGACAGAGCGCCCGGAGGCGATGGATAAGGGGATATTTACCATTGGTTCTATCACCACGGAACAGGTGCTTCAGGCGGTCGATCTGGCCGTATCTATGCACGCAAACGGCGATGATGGGCTGACAGTCCCAGCTTATGCTGATGAAAATGTGAGCGTTAAGGTCGTCAAGATAATTCAAAGCTACACCGGCATTATTAATAGTATGGTCTGGAGAAAACAATGA